TattatgaggaaactttttacAGAGGATAGAGTTGTTGAAGTTTGTCAGTCAGAGGCTGACATTAACCAGACAGATGACAATCTTAACATGCCTGAGTTAAATGCATCTGAAAATCACTTGGCTGGTTTAAGCCTATGTCAACTCTGAGGAACCTGGAGATTTATCACAAGCCAATGCACTTGAGGTCGTGGACAGGTTTCTCGAACTTAATGTCATGGCGCATGATCAAAGCAGAGGCTACAGAATTCACATGGCAGAAAAACCAAAGGTAATCAACAGAGTAAAAGGTTCTCTAGATTTGGCAAAAAACTCTGTTCTCAAAAGTACTGTTGTAGAATGCAGAGATTATGAATGGGATGATAACCGCGAAGATGAAGGTGGGGgagatttttccagaagaaaAAGGAACTCTTCTTTGACAACGGAAATCCACAGGAGGGGACCTATTTGGAAACTTGGAAATCTGGCTCTGCTGACCTTATAAAAATCAAGACTGGTGGAGATCATGGAATTGAAAAGAATCAAGCTTACGATAAGAAGTTAGGAGACCCAGCCTACACAGATTCAGGGGCGATGTTGCATCAAAGGAAAAGAGCAAAGGGAAAATCATTTCATTGCAGAGATGAGGTGTTGCACAAGAATCTTAAGAAGGATTTGGATAATCAGTCAAACTTGGCATCTGGGCACAAGTTGACTGATAATGATGGTAGCAGGGATATTTCAGACCTGAAAAATATAGGCCATGATACTCAAATAGCTGCGGAAGTGTTAGGAACTCTCTGTATTGAGCTGCATTCAGTGAACACTAATAGTGATGTTCCTGATGAAGGCATTGGTCCAATTACAAAGGCATCTGCAGAAAATCAGTTTAGTGTTGGCGTTGTCACTAGACAAGCCAAAAGTGTGATGAGGACCAGCAGCAACATGAGTAATGGCTCTACTCTTTCATTAGCAAAACAAACTAAAAACACTAGGAAGCGGTGTGATGCAGAGCTGAGGAGGGCAGAACAAAGGAGGCTTGCAGATGTCAATGACGATTTTGTCTTATACGGCAAGGAATGCCTGAGCACCATACATCCTAGAATGAAAGAGCAGAAGGTAGGAGGAGCTAAGAAAAGGAGTAACATTCAAGAGAGTGATCCATATCAGAATGTGGAGTTAACGGATCCTTCTGTACCAGTGGCTCATCGAACTAGGAGAGGCAGAAAATTGGATGGCTCAAAGGCTCCAGGAAATGTATTTCGTGCGAGGGAGGAGATAAATGATCTGATAAGTGCTCGTGTACTCAGAAAAAGTAGAATAGCTGCCGATGATGAAAATGCAGAAATGGGTACCTTCAAGAATTTTAGAAAGGCGAGATCAATTATGGTTAAggaatcaaataaaaaatgtgTTGGTATCCCAAGTTCGTCAGAACCAAAAAGATCTTCTCTAGAGTTTCCAGATCGAAAAATAACTCGACAAAAGGCATTCTTAGGCGAGGAAGAAAATGATGCACAATGTAATGCAAGTTTAAAAAGATCAAGAGACAATGGAAGTACAAGGAATAATGTTGATCATAGAGGTTCTGATCATGGGAAGGTGACAGCAAGTTTACATGACACAGTTGATCCCTGCACATCTAAGCAATGTGATGGGATGAGTGATGCAAAGACCTCAAAATCTTCTGAAGGTGCAGAAATTGTTGACAGTCGAGATGCATCTCCAAGTGAAAGATTGGAAACACCCATGTCAACTTGTACTACACCTGCTACTTGTGCGACACAAATAAACAATGTATCTCCCATCTGTATGGGGGATGAGTATCACAAGCAGTCTTGCAGGAAGAACCTGTCTAAACTGTCTTTTATAAAAGAAATTAATAGCTTAATGACTGACACGTCAGTACCATTTAGTGAAATGAAAGACTTGAGAAAGAGGAAAGATACCGCAAATATCAGAGTCTTGTTTAGCCAACACCTAGATGTGGATGTTGTCAAACAGCAGAAAAAGGTATTTAGTAAATTGCTATTGGATCCTTCAATTTGTGCAAGTTGGTGTAGATCTTTTAGTTATTTGGTTACATTTCTCTGTCACAGGTTTTGGCTAGGCTGGGAGCTTCTGATGCTTCTTCCATGTCAGATGCTACACATTTTGTAGCTGATGAATTTGTCCGCACCAGAAATATGCTTGAAGCAATTGCTTTTGGAAAATCAGTAGTGACACACTTATGGCTTGAAAGCTGTGGACAAGCTGGCTGTTTTGTTAATGAGAAAAATTACATTCTCAGAGATCCAAGAAGAGAAAAAGAATTTGGCTTCAGTATGCCTGTTTCTCTGTCAAGAGCTAGTCAGCATTCCCTTCTACAGGTATGTATCTGATTGTCGCATAAAATGATATGCTCTAACCATGCTGTACTAAAAATGATCTTGGTTGCAGGGTCAAAAAGTTTTTGTCACCCCAAATACAAAGCCCGGCAAAGACATTATAACAAACTTGGTCAAGGCAGTTCATGGTTTGGTATGTGATCattcttgaaattttttttgctGATATTTTTAGCTTAGTTGTTTCATTATGAGTGTTTTATGTTCCTCACTTCCTGTGCGTAGTTAGCATTAGTTAACTTAGCCCTGTTCACTTCTTTGCAAAATCTGGGGGTGTGTATCACTCCAAGGTGCTAGAAACGGAGCAATCAATTTCCTTGACTACTGGTGGGTTGTTAAATTGTACTCGTAGCTCACTGGATCTTAAAACTATTGCCTAAGTATATGATTTTAAGCTCTCGAATTATTTTCCAATCTCCTCTTTGCCCTCTTGATTTTTAGATCTCATAATTTAGCATCTCTCCTATTATATAAATGGACACTCGTTGATTACTGCATGAATGTGTAAGGATTGAATTTCTGTCGTATTCATTGCCACGGCAACACATTAAAAACTATTTGCTCTGTGCGTTTTAGTTCAGTGTATAAGGTTTTATGCACCTTCTATTACGTGTGACTTCTCTGATAAATGCAACGACAAAGGGTGAGAGTGCTCTACATGGAACCATTTTAGAATGGATTATGATACTTGGTGCATTTCTAACAGGCGGTGGAGAGACTTGGAAGATCAGCATTGAAAGATGAAAAACTTCCGGACGATCTTTTGATTATATCTTGTGAAGAAGACTATGACCTCTGTGTGGCTTTTCTCGAGAAAGGTTGAAACTCGTACCTTCAAAGAATCATCGCTTCTGAATGTAATGTAAAGATGACCACTTAGTAGCCATTTATGTGCAGGTGGCGCTGTTTACAGTTCAGAGTTATTACTGAATGGAATAGTTAAACAGAAGCTGGAATATGAAAGGTTTGTCTCTTCTGTTATTGCTGAATTTGCCAGTATAATCTTTCTCTTGCGGTAAATACATAACTTGGATTGGAATTGACCAGAGAATCCGACTTGTCACTTTACTAATGATTTTCACTTACAAATTTATTCTGCATTTAGTGTTATTCTTCTAATGATGGATGTATGTGGCGTGTTCCATCATGAGATGTGGTGGTGATTGGTGAATGTTAACATGTGAGACACGCTGGATATTTAGCACATATGTATCAGAGAATATGACCAAGTATAGCAGAAAATTAAGTTGCAGTACTTGTTTCTACTCTAGTTCTCTTCTCGACTTTTGGAGGGTGTTTTATCTTGCCATCACCTGTTTTCTAATGGATTTGGATTTGACATGGGTGCCAGTCTACCAGAGATCTGTTTTTGTGTTAACGCTTGTTTATTTTTTGTTGCAGGCATCGTCTTTTTGTAGATCGAGTCAAAAGGACTCGCTCCACAGTATGGGTGAGAAAGAACAACAAACATCATGTAACAAAACAAAGATGAGGACCCTTTTTGTTTCTTGCAAACCTCGCACATAGTTTTGGAAGCGTAGTAGTGTAAATTCGTG
The Primulina tabacum isolate GXHZ01 chromosome 9, ASM2559414v2, whole genome shotgun sequence DNA segment above includes these coding regions:
- the LOC142556968 gene encoding uncharacterized protein LOC142556968 is translated as MSWRMIKAEATEFTWQKNQRWGRFFQKKKELFFDNGNPQEGTYLETWKSGSADLIKIKTGGDHGIEKNQAYDKKLGDPAYTDSGAMLHQRKRAKGKSFHCRDEVLHKNLKKDLDNQSNLASGHKLTDNDGSRDISDLKNIGHDTQIAAEVLGTLCIELHSVNTNSDVPDEGIGPITKASAENQFSVGVVTRQAKSVMRTSSNMSNGSTLSLAKQTKNTRKRCDAELRRAEQRRLADVNDDFVLYGKECLSTIHPRMKEQKVGGAKKRSNIQESDPYQNVELTDPSVPVAHRTRRGRKLDGSKAPGNVFRAREEINDLISARVLRKSRIAADDENAEMGTFKNFRKARSIMVKESNKKCVGIPSSSEPKRSSLEFPDRKITRQKAFLGEEENDAQCNASLKRSRDNGSTRNNVDHRGSDHGKVTASLHDTVDPCTSKQCDGMSDAKTSKSSEGAEIVDSRDASPSERLETPMSTCTTPATCATQINNVSPICMGDEYHKQSCRKNLSKLSFIKEINSLMTDTSVPFSEMKDLRKRKDTANIRVLFSQHLDVDVVKQQKKVLARLGASDASSMSDATHFVADEFVRTRNMLEAIAFGKSVVTHLWLESCGQAGCFVNEKNYILRDPRREKEFGFSMPVSLSRASQHSLLQGQKVFVTPNTKPGKDIITNLVKAVHGLAVERLGRSALKDEKLPDDLLIISCEEDYDLCVAFLEKGGAVYSSELLLNGIVKQKLEYERHRLFVDRVKRTRSTVWVRKNNKHHVTKQR